One region of Corvus moneduloides isolate bCorMon1 chromosome 15, bCorMon1.pri, whole genome shotgun sequence genomic DNA includes:
- the SFXN1 gene encoding sideroflexin-1, giving the protein MSADIPLNINIKEPRWDQSTFVGRATHFFTVTDPRNILLSDAKLENARKIVHDYRQGIVAPGLTEDELWRAKYIYDSAFHPDTGEKMFVIGRMSAQVPMNMTITGCMMTFYRTTPAVLFWQWVNQSFNAVVNYTNRSGDAPITVSQLGTAYVSATTGAVATALGLNSLAKRVSPLIGRFVPFAAVASANCINIPLMRQRELKFGIPVTDENGNRLGDSSKAAQQAITQVVISRILMASPGMAIPPFIMNALEKKAFLKRFPWMSAPIQVGLVGICLVFATPLCCALFPQKSSMSVSRLEPELQAKIRESSPGLERVYFNKGL; this is encoded by the exons ATGTCAGCAGATATAccattaaatattaatatcaaGGAGCCCCGATGGGATCAAAGCACTTTTGTTGGACGAGCCACTCACTTCTTCACTGTAACAGACCCCAGGAATATTTTGTTATCTGATGCCAAACtggaaaatgcaagaaaaattgTGCATGATTACAG ACAAGGTATTGTGGCACCTGGCTTGACAGAAGATGAGTTGTGGAGAGCAAAATACATCTATGATTCAGCCTTTCACCCAGACACTGGGGAGAAGATGTTCGTGATTGGCCGCATGTCTGCCCAGGTCCCCATGAACATGACTATCACAGGCTGTATGATGACCTTTTACAG aACGACACCAGCAGTGCTTTTCTGGCAGTGGGTCAACCAGTCCTTCAATGCTGTAGTAAATTACACGAACAGGAGCGGGGATGCCCCAATCACTGTCAG ccagctgggaacagcctATGTTTCTGCCACCACGGGTGCTGTTGCAACAGCCTTAGGACTTAATTCACTAGCAAAG CGTGTCTCACCTCTTATAGGGAGGTttgttccttttgctgctgttgcttctGCCAACTGCATCAATATTCCACTAATGAGACAAAG GGAACTCAAGTTTGGAATTCCTGTCACGGATGAGAATGGAAACAGACTGGGTGATTCATccaaagcagctcagcaggcAATCACCCAGGTGGTGATATCCAGGATTCTGATGGCTTCTCCTGGCATGG CAATTCCTCCCTTCATAATGAATGCCCTGGAAAAgaaagcctttttaaag AGATTTCCTTGGATGAGTGCTCCCATTCAAGTTGGATTAGTTGGAATCTG TCTTGTATTTGCAACTCCCCTGTGTTGTGCACTGTTTCCTCAGAAAAG TTCTATGTCGGTATCGCGCTTGGAGCCAGAATTGCAAGCCAAGATCCgagagagcagccctggcctAGAACGTGTATACTTTAATAAAGGATTGTAA
- the KIF20A gene encoding kinesin-like protein KIF20A, protein MAQALASPGLFSDDEAAASPVLESTATGFGADVRKDLLSEFSAISPNLEGSQAVAEDNNGKLKVYLRVRPLKSTELEKGEDQGCVCIENSETLILKAPKNSFTMRSTERGVGQAVHRFSFTRIFGPEVGQKLFFDETMKQVVKDVLSGQNCLVYTYGITNSGKTHTIQGTTQDGGILPRSLATIFNSVGDRLYQAMDLKPALSNEVAWLDSRQVRQEETKKQMMLQGGLWEEELLTPLKRSHSAESQLQATTSGSFDSGVAGLSSSSQLTNRSDLSQAEELGPCWADLDRVSLTSTGDVQFSIWVSFFEIYNELIYDLLEPAVPGQNRKRQTLRLCEDQTGNPYVKDLNWINVRDADEAWKLLKLGRKNQSFASTHMNQNSSRSHSVFSIRILHLQRGGSEVVPKISELSLCDLAGSERCKDQKSGDRMKEANNINTSLHTLGRCIAALRQNQQARTKQAVVPFRDSKLTRVFQGFFTGRGRSCMIVNINQCASTYDETLYVAKFSAIASQLVQAPPTKLGLPSLQSIIKEHNRRTSQGPEAEPEEDVESEEDTEDEGDVSMYEKKDLLRVVEAARELLVQERQKKLQLEMRLREEICNEMLEHMQQKEQWWSQHVDAQREQLEELYEGKMTILKDLLTDHYQEKMQERDEEILELKAALQETKEKLESLDMKQKDSVQGIRRSKRVATSSLLQQELADTKARLEQCQKELNSATAELRKYQKLVEPPPSAKPITMDVDRKLEDGQKNVRLLRSELQKIGESLQSAERACCHSTGAGKLREALGTCDDILARQDQTLAELQNNMMLVKLDLRKKAACIAEQYHTVQKLQAPPTSTLKKRFCANRENLQPNQPPGKKLFLHNILTRSATRPVAARGWQLRSVAL, encoded by the exons ATGGCACAAGCACTTGCCTCCCCAGGGCTGTTTTCTGACGATGAGGCTGCAGCCTCCCCTGTGCTCGAGTCCACAGCAACAGGGTTTGGGGCTGACGTGCGCAAGGACCTGCTGTCGGAGTTCTCTGCCATCTCCCCAAACTTGGAGGGCTCTCAG GCTGTAGCTGAAGACaataatggaaaattaaagGTCTACCTGAGAGTTCGACCTCTGAAATCTACAGAACTGGAAAAAGGGGAAGACCAG GGCTGTGTCTGCATTGAGAACTCAGAAACCCTTATTCTAAAAGCTCCTAAGAATTCCTTCACCATGCGGAGCACGGAGCGGGGAGTGGGACAAGCAGTGCACAGATTCTCCTTCACCCGG ATTTTTGGACCAGAGGTGGGGCAGAAATTGTTCTTTGACGAGACAATGAAGCAGGTGGTAAAAGATGTGCTGAGTGGGCAGAACTGTCTGGTTTACACCTATGGCATCACCAATTCGGGGAAGACTCACACGATTCAGG GCACCACCCAAGATGGTGGGATTCTGCCTCGCTCCTTGGCAACCATCTTCAACAGTGTGGGGGACCGGCTGTACCAGGCCATGGACCTGAAGCCTGCCCTCTCCAATGAGGTGGCCTGGCTGGACAGCAGGCAGGTGCGGCAGGAGGAGACCAAGAAGCAGATGATGCTGCAGGGGGGTCTCTGGGAG GAGGAGCTGCTAACGCCACTGAAGAGGAGTCACAGTGCTGAATCTCAGCTCCAGGCCACCACCAGTGGCAGTTTTGACAGTGGAGTTGCTGGTCTGTCTTCATCCAGCCAACTCACCAACCGTTCAGACCTCAGCCAGGCAGAAG AACTGGGCCCTTGCTGGGCTGACTTGGATCGTGTTTCACTCACCAGCACAGGAGATGTGCAGTTCTCCATCTGGGTCTCCTTCTTTGAGATTTACAACGAGTTAATCTACGACTTGTTGGAACCAGCTGTACCTGGGCAGAACCGCAAGCGGCAAACACTGCGGCTCTGCGAGGACCAGACTGGCAACCCCTATGTGAAAG ATCTGAACTGGATCAATGTCCGGGATGCAGATGAGGCCTGGAAGCTCCTGAAACTGGGTCGGAAAAACCAGAGTTTTGCTAGCACCCACATGAACCAGAACTCCAGTCGCAG TCACAGTGTGTTCTCCATTCGGATTCTGCACTTGCAAAGAGGTGGCAGTGAAGTTGTTCCAAAAATCAGCGA GTTATCCCTGTGTGACTTGGCGGGGTCCGAGCGCTGCAAGGACCAGAAAAGCGGGGACCGAATGAAAGAAGCCAACAACATCAACACCTCCCTGCACACCCTGGGCCGCTGCATCGCTGCCCTCCGCCAGAACCAGCAGGCCAG GACGAAGCAGGCGGTGGTTCCGTTCCGGGACAGCAAACTGACCCGCGTGTTCCAGGGCTTCTTCACGGGGCGCGGGCGCTCCTGCATGATTGTCAACATCAACCAGTGTGCGTCCACCTATGATGAGACTCTGTATGTAGCCAAGTTCTCAGCCATTGCCAGCCAG CTTGTTCAGGCACCTCCCACAAAGCTGGGACTTCCATCCTTACAATCCATCATCAAAGAACACAACAGGCGAACCAGCCAGGGtccagaggcagagccagaggaaGATGTGGAATCAGAAGAAGACACCGAGGATGAGGGAGATGTCTCCATGTATGAGAAGAAG GACTTGTTGCGTGTGGTCGAAGCTGCCcgagagctgctggtgcaggagcGGCAGAAGAAGCTGCAGCTCGAGATGCGCCTGCGTGAGGAGATCTGCAACGAGATGCTGGAGCACATGCAACAGAAGGAGCAGTGGTGGAG CCAACACGTGGATGctcagagggagcagctggaggaactGTATGAGGGTAAAATGACCATCCTGAAGGACTTACTGACTGACCACTACCAGGAGAAGATGCAG GAGCGTGACGAGGAGATTTTGGAGctcaaagctgctctgcaggagaccaaagaaaagctggagagCCTGGATATGAAGCAAAAGGACTCAGTGCAAGGCATACGTCGATCCAAGCGAGTGGCCACCTCGtctcttctgcagcaggagctggcagataccaaagccaggctggagcagtgtCAAAAGGAGTTAAATTCCGCAACTGCAG AGTTGCGCAAGTACCAGAAATTAGTGGAGCCACCTCCCTCTGCCAAACCCATTACTATGGATGTAGACAGGAAGCTGGAGGACGGACAGAAG AATGTCAGATTGCTGCGTTCAGAGTTACAAAAAATTGGGGAGTCTCTCCAGTCTGCAGAGCGGGCgtgctgccacagcacaggggcagggaagcTGCGAGAGGCCCTGGGCACATGTGATGACATCCTGGCACGACAG GACCAgaccctggcagagctgcagaacaaCATGATGCTGGTGAAGCTGGACCTGCGCAAGAAGGCGGCCTGCATCGCCGAGCAGTACCACACGGTGCAGAAGCTGCAGGCCCCGCCAACGTCCACCCTAAAGAAACGCTTCTGTGCCAACAGGGAAAACCTGCAGCCTAATCAGCCTCCTGGAAAAAAGCTCTTCCTGCACAACATCCTGACACGTTCAGCCACCCGTCCTGTGGCTGCCAGAGGGTGGCAACTTCGTTCAGTTGCTCTATGA